The DNA sequence GGATCGTTCCCGACGTCGGCGCATACATCCGCGTGAGCAGCTTGACGAGCGTCGTCTTGCCGGCGCCATTCTCGCCGACGATCGCCACGACCGCGCCCGCGGGCAGCGTCAGCGTTACCTCGTCCAGCACCAGGCGCGACGTCCCCGGGTACGCGAACGACACCCGGTCGAGCGTGATGCCGTCACGGATGGCGTCCGGCGCCGCCGCATCGCCGGACGCGTCCATCGTCGCGGCGTAATCCTCGAGCCAGGCGAGGCGCCGCGAGCCGTCCATCCAGAATCCGCGCAGGAATCCGATCTCGCCCACGGTTGCGCCGACGTAGGCGGACAACCGGGCGCCGGCGGCGAGCACCAGAATCACGTCCGCCGCCGCAACGGCCGGCCGCGACGCGACGAAGATTACCGCGGCGACGTAGCCGGCACCGAAGACCGCCCATGCCAGCGCGTGCCAGGCGGCGGACGCGGCGCGCGCACCCGCCACCGGACCGTACCAGCGCTCCCAGGCGGCGCGGCGATCCCGCGTCAGCCGATCCGCGATGCCGGTGACGCGCACCTCCTTGCCCGGAGACGCGGTCGAGGCCAGCACGAACAGATGCCGCGCCAGCCGCGCGGCCTGGGCCACGCGCTCCTGGACCGCGCGTTCCACCGCCGGCCTCCACGTCGAGGTCACCACGGTCGGGACCGCGAACACGCCGAGCAGCAGCAGCGCCGGATGAATCGACGCCAGCAGCGTCATCGTCACGCCGAGCCGCAGGATCCAGCCGAGCGTGGAGAACAGCGACATGTACATGTGGTCGAGCACGAAGACCTGGTCGCGCAGCATCGCGAGGCGATCGAGATAGTTGGGGCGCTCCTGATGCGCCAGCGTGGGGATCGTGGCCTGAAGCCGCGCCACGTGCGCCTCGAGCGCGATGGTCACGCGATCGCGGAAGCGCCGCTGGACGCGCGTGCTGACGGTTCGCAGAAACCAGGTGCCCGCGGTCGAAATGCCGAGCCCGATCGCCGCAACCTGCACGACCCCGGAACGCGCGCCGATCAGGCCGTCGGCGAGCACCGCCAGCCACAGCGCGAGGAGCGCGTCGGGCAGCGCCGCGAGCTGCGACAGGACGAACGACACGGCCATCAGACGCGGCTCGTGCCGGTAGCCGAGCCTGCAGAGACGCCACATCGACGCCAGCGCCGGGGGAAGCGGGTCCATCGCCGCCTGCACCGGCGGCGGCTCCGGCGGCGCAGGCCGATCGTCAGGTGAGGCTGTCAAGGCCGGACGCCTCCTCTCCGTCGACGAAACGCTGCGCCTGCAGGTCGAACATGGTGCGGTAGCGTCCGCCGAGGGCCATCAGCTCGTCGTGCGTGCCGAGCTCCGCCACGCGGCCGTGCTCGAGCACGCAGATGCGATCTGCATGACGCACGGTCGAGAACCGGTGCGAGATCAGAATCGTGGTGCAGTGCCGCGTCGCGGTCAGCAGCCGATCGAAGATCTCCGCCTCGCCGCGGACGTCGAGCTGCGCGGTCGGCTCGTCGAGCAGGACGACCCCGGCGCCCATCGAGACGGCGGCGAGCGCGCGCGCCAGCGCCACCCGCTGCCACTGTCCGCCCGACAGGTCGGTGCCGCCGTCGTACCCGCGCGCCAGCACCGTGTCCAGGGATGCGAGCCCGGAGGCGCCGGCGGATTCGAGCGCGGCGCGGACGACGGCGTCGGGGCCGCCGGCCGGCGCGACATTGTCGCGCAGCGGCAGCTCGAACCTGATGAAGTCCTGAAACACCGCCGTCACGCGCGACCGCCACCACGCG is a window from the Vicinamibacterales bacterium genome containing:
- a CDS encoding ABC transporter ATP-binding protein translates to MTASPDDRPAPPEPPPVQAAMDPLPPALASMWRLCRLGYRHEPRLMAVSFVLSQLAALPDALLALWLAVLADGLIGARSGVVQVAAIGLGISTAGTWFLRTVSTRVQRRFRDRVTIALEAHVARLQATIPTLAHQERPNYLDRLAMLRDQVFVLDHMYMSLFSTLGWILRLGVTMTLLASIHPALLLLGVFAVPTVVTSTWRPAVERAVQERVAQAARLARHLFVLASTASPGKEVRVTGIADRLTRDRRAAWERWYGPVAGARAASAAWHALAWAVFGAGYVAAVIFVASRPAVAAADVILVLAAGARLSAYVGATVGEIGFLRGFWMDGSRRLAWLEDYAATMDASGDAAAPDAIRDGITLDRVSFAYPGTSRLVLDEVTLTLPAGAVVAIVGENGAGKTTLVKLLTRMYAPTSGTIRVDGTPLSRIPAAAWRARLAGAFQDFFKFEFAARQAIGLGDLARIDDAAAIAEAAERAGAADVIAGLPAGLETQLGASWPGGVDLSFGQWQKLALARGFMRREPLLMILDEPTAALDAETEHALFERYAAAAARRRAAGDGGRITVLVSHRFSTVRMADLIVVLDGARVAEAGTHEALLARGGQYAELYGIQAAAYRR